A window of the Hordeum vulgare subsp. vulgare chromosome 5H, MorexV3_pseudomolecules_assembly, whole genome shotgun sequence genome harbors these coding sequences:
- the LOC123452271 gene encoding uncharacterized protein LOC123452271 isoform X3 — protein MSLETLHKSRGGRFKRSDKKEVVALFGAHVRVIQRIWETAMIQKGLGQEVDVSNKRKGNCGRKPYDDILSLIPTIPLNKRSTIRSLAKALGVSPTTLYKKFKLKKIRRHSNSVKPLLTEKHKRDRVEFCLSMLDEATLGDVSPSFRSMHNIVHIDEKWFCMTKKKRNYYLLPDEEDPERPVKNSIGKVMFLTAVARPRFDEDGNMTFSGKIGVWPFVRVTAAAKRSKNREKGTLETKSIIVTREVMREYIIQKVVPAIQALWPQDDAGQPIFIQQDDYVLQLIFIVATHYILCYILLCSPAYTWSSKQNHTGAQKQRSSS, from the coding sequence TGTCCTTGGAAACCCTCCATAAGAGTAGAGGAGGCAGGTTTAAGAGAAGTGATAAGAAGGAGGTGGTTGCACTATTTGGAGCACATGTTcgagttattcaaagaatatgGGAGACGGCAATGATACAGAAAGGCCTTGGTCAGGAGGTGGATGTTTCAAACAAAAGAAAGGGAAATTGTGGGAGGAAACCTTATGATGATATCCTATCTCTCATTCCCACAATTCCCTTAAACAAGAGGTCAACTATTCGATCACTAGCCAAGGCACTCGGTGTAAGCCCTACTACACTATACAAGAAGTTCAAGCTGAAAAAGATAAGGAGACACTCCAACAGTGTAAAACCGTTACTGACAGAGAAACATAAGAGAGATAGGGTGGAGTTTTGCCTCTCCATGCTAGATGAGGCAACATTAGGAGATGTAAGCCCAAGTTTCAGGAGTATGCACAATATTGTGCACATTGATGAGAAATGGTTCTGCAtgacaaagaaaaaaagaaactacTATCTGCTACCTGATGAAGAGGACCCGGAGAGACCTGTTAAAAACTCTATTGGGAAAGTGATGTTTCTCACAGCAGTAGCAAGACCACGGTTTGATGAAGATGGAAACATGACATTTTCCGGGAAAATTGGGGTTTGGCCATTCGTGAGAGTGactgcagcagcaaaaagaagcaAGAATAGGGAAAAGGGGACATTGGAAACAAAGTCTATCATAGTGACGAGGGAAGTGATGAGAGAGTACATTATACAAAAGGTTGTACCAGCAATTCAAGCATTGTGGCCTCAAGATGATGCTGGACAGCCCATTTTTATCCAGCAAGATGATTATGTACTCCAACTTATATTTATTGTTGCCACACACTATATATTGTGCTATATATTGCTATGTAGTCCAGCTTATACTTGGAGTTCAAAACAAAATCATACTGGAGCTCAAAAACAGAGAAGCTCTTCTTGA